The sequence GTTTACAGGAAAAGGCGGCGTCGGCAAAACCAGTGTATCTGCCGCAACTGCCGTGCGTTTGTCGGAGCTCGGGTATCGCACCCTCGTGCTTTCAACCGATCCCGCGCACAGTCTGTCGGATTCCTTCAACCTGCCTCTTGGTTCCGAACCCACAAAGATCAAGGAAAACCTGCATGCCATCGAGGTCAACCCTTACGTTGACCTGAAGCAGAACTGGCACGCCGTGCAGAAATTCTACACAGGCATATTCAAGGCTCAGGGAGTATCGGGTGTCGTGGCTGACGAGATGACCATCCTGCCCGGCATGGAGGAGCTTTTTTCCCTTCTGAGGATTAAACGATATGATGCCTCAGGCCTTTACGATGTGCTTGTCCTCGATACCGCACCGACAGGCGAAACCCTGCGGCTGCTCTCTCTGCCGGATACGCTCGCATGGGGCATGAAAGCCGTCAAGAATGTCACAAAATACATTGTCCGGCCGCTCAGCAAGCCGCTATCGAAGATGTCCGATAAAATCGCAAGTTACATTCCCTCTGAAGATGCGCTTGATTCGGTCGATCAGGTTTTTGACGAACTCGAGGATATTCGCGAAATTCTGACCAATAACCAGAAATCAACGGTACGTCTGGTGATGAATGCGGAAAAGATGTCCATCAAGGAGACCATGCGGGCGCTTACCTATCTGAACCTCTACGGGTTCAAGGTCGATATGGTGCTGGTCAACCGGTTGCTCGATACCGAGGAGGACAGCGGATATCTCGAGAAATGGAAGACGATCCAGCAGAAATATCTCGGTGAAATCGTGGACGGCTTTTCGCCGCTTCCGGTCAAGAAGCTCAGGATGTACGAGCAGGAGATCGTCGGGCTCAAGGCGCTCGAGCAGTTTGCCCGCGATATGTACGGCGACAGCGATCCATCGGCCATGATGTATGACGAGCCCCCAATCAAGTTCGTCCGAACCGGGGATATCTATGAGGTGCAGTTGAAGCTCATGTTCGCCAATCCGGTCGATATCGATGTATGGGTGACCGGCGATGAGCTCTATGTGCATATCGAAAACCAGCGCAAAATCATCACGCTTCCGATCAGCCTCACCGGACTTGAACCTGGAGAAGCATACTTCAACAACAAGTGGCTGCACATTCCCTTTGACCTCAATCATCACAAGCAGAACGGAAACCGAAGATAGACGACGTTTTTCTTCCGGATTGCGTCGATATAACGCAGCGACAGGGTATCCGGATTTTAACGGAGAGTGATGCGGCAGGCCTTGAAACCGGTTTTGTCCGGGTACGGCCTGCCGAAGCCTTTTTTTGATCCTCGCCCCTTATTTTCAATGTCGCAGCCAATCGATTTGATCGATCAGGAAAGGGATCAATGCCGAGCCGGACATTTCGGGACAACCCGGCGATCCGGTTTCGGAATAAAAATAGAGGTGTACTGAAATTTAATCGCAAAAATAGTGTACGGAGCGCAAGTTCCGGCAGCACAGCGGCGTCAAAACGGAAACGTGAAATCTTGCGCTTTTCATGATGCTGGTCGTCATGCAGCAAGGTCGCTATTCTTATTAACCTTTTCCTTTATTGTCATGCTTGGCAAAAGCCTGCTCTGCATTTTCCTGGCATTTGCAACGGTCATTCCGGCAGCCGCCGGAGCGCCGGCAAAATCCTCTCCCGTTCGAACCGTAAAGCCGCTTGTTCCAACGGCTGCACAGGATGAGGCCGGAGTACATATCAGACAATTTCTTCTCGACAGGCACTATAGAAAGGTATCGCCGAACGACTCTCTTTCCGTGGAAATTTTCAATCGCTATATCGACATTCTTGACGGAAGACGCAGCTATTTCATTGCCGGAGAAGTCGATAGCCTGAGGCAGCTTTACGGAAACCGGCTCGATGACGAATTCCTTGCCGGCAAAGCCGACGCCGGATTTGCCATATATAACTTGTTTGTAAGGCGGGCCGGCGAGAAGGTGCTCTTCATGAAAAATACCGCCAATACGGTAAAGTTCAATTTTACCGTTCCCGATACCCTCGATCTCGATCGCAAGACCGATCCGTGGCCTGGAGACCGGAAGCAATTGACCGATTTGTGGACAAAAGAGTTGAAGTACCAGTGGCTCGACCTGAAATCGTCGGGGAAACGTGAACGGAGCATACGCGCAGAGCTCGTAAAGAACCTTGCCGGCAGACTCAATCTTCTGAACCGCCAGAAACCGGAAGATGCTTTCCATGCCTATATGTCGGCGCTGACCACATCGTTTGATCCGCATACCAGTTATTTTTCGCACGATGAGTTCGAAAACTTTCAGATCGGTCTGAGCCGTTCGCTCGAGGGTATAGGAGCCAGGCTGCAGAGTGAAAACGACTATATCGTCGTCAATGAGGTTATTCCCGGAGGCCCGGCATTTAAAAGCCGTGTTCTGAAAAAAGGCGATAAAATTATTGGCGTCGGGCAGGGCAAGACGTCGGAAATTATTGATATAACCGGATGGAGGATCAACGACGCCGTTGGACTGATACGCGGCAAGAAAGGTTCGATCGTCCGTCTGAAAGTCCTGCCGGCAAGCCAGGCAGGCAGAGGCGCGGCAAAAATCATTCAGCTCGTACGCGACAAAATCAACCTTGAAGAGGAAGCCGCGAGTAAAGAGGTTATCCGGATAAACGGACGCAAAATCGGTATTATCGCCATTCCGTCATTCTATCTTGATTTTACTGCCCAGAAAAACAAGGAAGGCAATTTCAACAGCACAAGCCGCGATGTCCTGAGAATTCTCGGCGAGCTCAATGCGGAGGGCGTGGACGGCATTGTTCTCGATCTTCGGGATAACGGCGGCGGTTCACTTGAAGAGGCGGTAAACGTTACCGGCCTGTTCATTCCTCAGGGTCCGGTTGTGCAGATCAGCAGCGCATCGGGAAGAACGGTTGTTCTCGGCGACAAGGACGTTCGTGTGCTCTACGGCGGCCCTCTTGCGGTGCTGGTCAACCGTTACAGCGCCTCGGCTTCGGAAATCGTGGCGGCGGCAATCCAGGATTACGGAAGAGGGGTGATTATCGGAGAGAGAACGTTCGGAAAAGGAACGGTTCAAAGTCTCGTCAATCTCCCGGATCCTTCCGTTTCGACTTCGGGCGGCTCCGGACTTGGAGAGATCAAGCTCACGATGGCAAAATTTTACCGGATTTCCGGTGGCAGCACCCAGCACAAGGGGGTTGAACCGGATATCTTCATGCCCTCGATGATCGATATCGCCACTATCGGCGAAGATACCTATACCAGCAGTCTGCCGTGGACGACGATTCCGCCTTCGATGTATCAGATAACCGGGGAGATAACGCCCGAAACAGTAGCATTTCTCAGGCAAAGAGAGCGTGATCGCTCATCAGGGAATCTGCAGTATCAGGATTATCTGCGCGATCTTGCCACCCTTGACCGTATTCGGAAGAAAAAGGGTATTGTGCTGCAGGATGCGGCTTTCAAATCGGAAGCGGAAGAAATCAAAAAGATCGAAAAAAAGTGGAGCGCCGACCGGGAGGCACCGAAGAGTTCCCTGAACGATGTACTGCTGACCGAATCGGCTTCGGTTGTCGTCGATCTTGAAGAGCGTGCCCGCTGAGGCACGCTCTCCGCTGCGTTCCTCGACAAGCCGAAAGCTCTTGCCGGCGGCAAACGTCGAAATGTTCAGTCGGGTCGATTCCCGAGCCTGAGAGGGAACGATATCTGCCGCAAAAACGGTTTTGAAGATGCTTCGGCAACAACGGTGGGGAGACAGGTCTATGCCTGACTATTTCTTTCTGATTGCCGGTATCGGGTGTGCCGCGTTCGGCGGAGAACTCTTTCTTCGCGGGGCAGTCGGCACGGCATCGGCTCTCCGGATCGCTCCGGCGATCATCGGGGTTACGGTAGCTGCGTTCGCCACCTCGAGCCCGGAATTTTCCGTCGCGGTCAGTTCGGGACTTGCGGGCAGATCGCAGATATCCCTCGGCGATGCTCTTGGGAGCAATATCGTCAACATCGCACTCATTCTGGGTATCGCTCTGCTCATATCGGACATTCCCGTCTCATCGGGTACGATAAGGCGTGACGTATCGGCTGCCGTGCTCATTCCTCTGTTAACCGGGTTTTTTCTGCTCGACGGCACGCTTTCGAGGCTTGACGGATTGCTCATGCTCTGCATGTTTATCGCATGGCTCTCGGCGGCGGTACTCGAAGCTGCCCGCCAGAGGAATTCGAACGAAAGCGGTGCCGGCGGCACAGGCGCCATGAACCCCGCGCTTTTCGCAATCGGCGGCCTCGTCCTGCTCGTCCTGTCCGGCCGGCTGATCGTTACCGGAGCTACCGGTATCGCACGTGCGTTCGGGCTGGACGAGTTCATCATCGGCGCAACCGTTGTCGCTCTTGGTACCTCCATGCCGGAACTGGCCTCTCTTGTGATTGCCAGACTTCGGGGGCACGATGAAATCGGTCTCGGTACGATTCTCGGCAGCAATATCTTCAACGGATTGTTCATTGTTTCCGTAGCAGCGATTCTAAGCCCTGTGCGCCCCCCTCTGCCTGAAGTGCTTCCCGCGCTTGCTTTCGGACTTCTCTCGGTACTCATCGCACTTCCCTGGCGGAGCAGCGGCCGAATCAGAAGAGTACAGGGAGTGTTTCTGCTGCTTCTCTATGCCCTCTATATGGTAACGGTGTATCTGCTGCGTCCGTAAAGTTTCCTCAAACATCAGGCGGCTTGGGATCCATTGTTTTTCTTTTTTTTGATCGTTGCGCACAAAGAGCTTTAATAAGTAAAGCGTATGGCGAGACAGAGAAAAAAGAATCTTCAGTTTGTATGTCTGCCGAATCTTCTGCCGAAAAGAGCGACAGGGATCATTATGTGAAGTTGCTGCGTGGCTCCGTCAGGGGAGGGGGTACCGGCGCCGCCGGTTGAAACCCGACCAACTTCGTGAATTCGATTATGTCGCCGATATGGTTCTTGTCGGCCGGGGAACCTGTTACGGAATGTCTGCATTATTCCTTACTGATATGACAGAAAAAAATAAGTAAGGAACAGCGATGCTCATTGCAACAATGACCGGAAAGGGCCAGGTGACGATTCCAAAAAAAGTTCGGGATGCTTTCGACCTGCATCCTGGCGACAAGATCGAGTTCGTGATTGAAAAAGAGGGGGTGATTACCGTCAGGCCGATCAAGAAAACCGTTGATGATGTTTTCGGCAAGCTTTTCAACGCTGCAAGAACGCCGTTATCGGTCAGAGCCATAAACGAGGCTATCAAAAGAAAAGTGAAAAACGAATCGGGCGGGCAAATCGACGAAAGCGTCTGATTCCGATATTCCTGTTTGTTTTCCTGTAAACGACGATACGCCCGAGGCTGCAGCGCCATATCGTTTGTTCAGGGAAGCCGAAAAAAAACAGGGGGTTGTTCTTGTTTCTGCGTCCGTTGTTCTGGAATTGGTTTTGGTGCTCGAATAGGCATATGCACTTTCACGCAATGTCTTGCTCGATGCCATGGAAGAACTCCGGTTTCTTCCTGTTCTCGGGTTTGACCGCCGAGAGGCAGTTTTGGCTATTTTTTTCGATGTATGCAGATAAACCCTGCTCTTGTTGGAATTTACGAAAGTAATGGCTTGAAGGATATTGTAATTGATAAGCCAGTGGTTGGGCTGAATTAATATCTTTTTTATATTTATTGTATCTTGTTGATATGATTGAGGTGTTAAAAAGAGGTATTAAAATCGAGGATTGTTTGGTGGGTTTTAATGATGGTGATATTCTTATAAGGTATGAGAATATCAAGGATAATTATGAAAAAGATTATAAGCTCATGCGTTCTTGGATGAAGATTAAAGTGGCGTATGATAAGAGCGATGATGTTTTGGGGATTTCGTTGAAAGGTTAATTGTGGTAAATAAAAAGAATATTTTTTTATACATGTAGATTTGGTATAGAATTTCGAATTTTTGGAGATAACTCTTATCTGGTATTTTTTAATGCCAAGTATTTCTGATGCTGAATACTTCCAGCGTAGGCATAAAAAATTACTTTTTATTCGGATTCGCTGGGTTGAATAAATAAGTTTTTGCTAAATAATAAATGTGAATTGACATGTTCAATGATAAGAATTATTCCGAGGTTAACAGGGAGGAGCGTTTCTTTTGCTTTTTACTTGGTCATGCACTTCTTATGTCCCAGCAGGTCAGGTTCGGATTTGCAGAACTTTCCCGGAAGAAATGCAATGTGACCCTCGATCCAGAAAATTTTGAGGTATATGTAGAAGCTGCTGCTCTTCGTGACTACTGGCGGGACTTGGGTAATCCTGTGAAATATACGGATGAAATTCATAACAGCAGATTGTCTGTGCTTAAACTGATTTTTGAGAAGTACGATGTGCCGTTGGATGTTCTCGAAAAATACGAGGTATTTAAGACTTCTACACATAAACTCTGGAACCCGAATCACTGGAATGAGAAGGCTTTAGAAGAGGCAGGTCTGGGGCGTTTGATCGAAGTGAAATGGGCATTCAATGCCAAGCCGGATATATTGTTAATTTCTCCTGAATCCATGCTTGTCATCGAAGCGAAAGTTGAATCACCTGAAGGATGTAAAGCTGATGCTGAGTACAAGCAGTTCCAGACGCAGCAGCTAATAGGAGAGTTGTGGCAGTTGCTTATTCCTCAGTTCAAAAACAAAAAGCTGGTGAACGTGATTCTCAATGTCTCGTCAACACATGAAAGTATTCCTGTTATTAAGTGGTCAGAGATCATGACACTTGTTGACAACTCCGAAGTAGACGTTTTTACTCGCAATGCAATAATGCAGTTGAACAGGTATTATTCGAAATAAGCAAGTGTTTTCGTGAATAGTATTTAGATCCGACAATGACCGACGACAACGTATCCCGTCTGATGCAGGAGCTGCAGATAGCAAATCCGGAGCGGTACGAACTGGTTCAGGCCGTTCGTCAGGCGGGTCGGGATGGGACGCACAGAAAGCGCCGATGGAGATGCGTTAACAGGGGAACACACAGGCCCAATAATGAAATCCGTAATCACCTCAATTGGCAGGCTGACCCTGTTGAGTGAATGGAGGAAAAATGCAATGCTCCTCATGTTGTGTTCAGTAGAGCGGATGAGTATTCCGGCTGGAAGCCGAATTGTTGTCCGATAGCGTAATCCATCGCTGACGGTTTCTTTATCGGTATTGCTTATACCTCACGATTCATCAATCAGAAACTCCTGAAACTCATAATGCTCGATACCGGTTAGGTTATTTGCGGCTCTGCATGAATATGCATCTGCCTGCAGCAGAAATTAATTGTATTGCCAACAAGACGGTTATGGACATCATCAACGAATTTATCGGCGCTCTGACTGATACGGTGTCCGGGTTATGGCCTGTGCCAGAAGAAAAACCCCGATTGGTCGACGGCAAGCTCCGGTCATGCCCTGGTACTCCGAACTGCGTGTGCAGCGAGAAGGGTACCGACGGTGAGCGTGTGGATCCTCTGGCGTACAGTGATGATCCTGAGGCGGCATGGCATCGTTTGCAGCAGGTTGTATTGGCAATGGGCGGGAAAATTGAACGAACAGAAGGCGACTACCTGTGGTCGACTTTTCTTGTGCCGGTTTTCGGGTTCGTCGATGACGTGGAGTTCCGGTTTGACCGGAATACGGGGTGCATTCACGTACGTTCGGCTTCGAGGCTTGGAATTTCCGACCTTGGTGTCAACCGGAGACGTATTGAGGATATTCGCAGAAAGTTTTCAGGGTTGAATGTGCCTTGAACAAGTCGGATGCGCAATGCGTTGTTATAGAAAATATGAAGGTGAACCTGAAAAAAAGGTTACCTGAAGCCGAATTCCTGTTTTAACTCTGGAGCTTCGTTCTGAAAGGTAGGAATCAACCGTATTGTTACCATTCTGCTTCGTAAGGCTCCATGATATAGCCGAGGCAATCCTGCAGAATAACCTTCACATCACTGGTGAACATAGACGGTACAACCGGCACCCTGGTGAGAATACGGTTCTCGGTGAAAAGCAGGTAGCGGTCGGTGACGTTGCGGTTGAGGTTGTCGATGACCATGATCGGGGGAACGCCGTTGCGGTAAAGCCCCAGTTCCGTTCCTACCGGCACCCTCTCGAAATTGAGCGTTTCGAGGTCCTCACGAAAACAGACATCCGTTTCATCAGAGCACCGGCCGAATCCGGGCCGGATTCCTTCAGAGAGGAGCATCCTTGCGGTGGTATGAAAGAGATCGTTGTGGTGGTTGGCCGGTGGAGTGAAAAGGCTCTCCTCAGGCAGTTCAAGGCAATGCCGGAGATAATTTTCGACATGCTTTGTCCCTGCCGCATCGCCTGACACTCCACATTCAAGTGTAACCGCCGGGCAAATCGCGGAGAGCGCGACAGCAAGGACTTCGTGCGGTTCCGTAAACCAGACGATGGTTTTGCTGAACCGCCGGGCGAGTGAGAGGGAGCTGTGGTCGAGCCGGTTGATACAACCATAGTGCGGATTTTTTCCGGTGTTGTTGTGCAGGTCGATACCGGCAATTGGAGCCGCCTTGACGATTTCTGCCAGAACATGCCGTGCCAGCAGGTGTTCCGGATATCGTTCCCCCTGCCAGATACGATTGTAATCGGCCTGACCTTCGAGTTTCCTCACGCCCCGTACGGCAGCGGCGACGTTGCCGACAAACAGCAGCAACGGTCTCGGCAGCGCGCAGTGGGGAGCGCCGTATCCGGCGAGGAGTTGCTGCATGGCTGTAAACCCTGTGGTTTCGTTGCCGTGCAGCAGGATCGAAACGAAGAGTGGCGACCCATTTTCGCCCTCGATACGGATGAGCGAAGGGCCCGGGAGAATCGAGTCGAGTTTTTCGGTACCGATTCCGGTGAACCCGTCGGGCAATCGATCGAACAGGTGCAGATCAGGCGGATGCATGTGGTTCAGATGCTCCATTCGTGTACGGGAATGTTTTTTTTCTGGTTTTCGAGGTATGCCCGGGTCATAGCGCTGAAATCGGGGCCGTGCTTCCTGATAAAGGTTTTTTGCCACCATGCACCGTTTCGGCGGGTCGCTACGCGTTTTGTAAGAATATCGCCAAGGTAGAATTGCAGGTCGTGCCTCTCGATTCCCCGTTCGCCGAGAGCCTGCATGGCTCCGGGGATCAGCTGTTGCAGCAGAAGCGTATCCACCGGCACGAGGTTTCCCGATGTCCAGGTGAGCATGGCCTCAAGCCCGATGCGTGCAGCGGCGTAAAAGTTCGTGCGGGCCTGTTCGAACGATATCGCAGCCTGCGGAACTTCGGGCTGAAGGTGCAGTATCGCGCCATAAAAAAAGAGGATATTGGCTATGATGTCCGGAATCGATGGCCCCGCAGGGGGGACGCGATGTTCAATCCGCACATGAGGGCGACCATCCTCGCCGAATCCTATCAAAGGGCGGTTCCAGCGCCAGATGGTTCCGTTGTGCAGCCGAAGATGGTTGAGCCGGCTGAAATTTTCGTCGAAAGTGACCGGCAGGAGCACCGGAAATCCGTCGAGATTTTCGAGGAAAACCTCCTTGAGTGACTTGCGGACGTAATCCCGTCCGAAGGTGACGCGAGAAACCGCTCTTCCGGAGAGATCAACGAATGCGGGGGTTTTCACGGCCTGCTCGAACAGGGGAATGCGTGTTTCATCCCAGAGCTCCCTGCCGAAGAGGAACGGGGAGTTGGCTGTGAGCGCGGCCATCGGGGCCGACAATACATGGGCGATGTTGTAGACGGTGGCAGCCCTGCTGATCGGCACCTGAAAATGGATCTGCAGCGATGTCGTGGCCGCTTCTGCCATAACGTCATGATGGATGACCTCCAGCGAATCGTTTTTTCCCTCTATGTGAATTTTGATCGGGTGACGGGATATCGAGCGGAGGATTTCCCGGTTCAGCGCGTGGAACCTTTTCAGCGATGAGATGTTTTTAAGCGTCAGCATCCTGTCCTTCAAGG comes from Chlorobium limicola DSM 245 and encodes:
- a CDS encoding TRC40/GET3/ArsA family transport-energizing ATPase, translating into MRILTFTGKGGVGKTSVSAATAVRLSELGYRTLVLSTDPAHSLSDSFNLPLGSEPTKIKENLHAIEVNPYVDLKQNWHAVQKFYTGIFKAQGVSGVVADEMTILPGMEELFSLLRIKRYDASGLYDVLVLDTAPTGETLRLLSLPDTLAWGMKAVKNVTKYIVRPLSKPLSKMSDKIASYIPSEDALDSVDQVFDELEDIREILTNNQKSTVRLVMNAEKMSIKETMRALTYLNLYGFKVDMVLVNRLLDTEEDSGYLEKWKTIQQKYLGEIVDGFSPLPVKKLRMYEQEIVGLKALEQFARDMYGDSDPSAMMYDEPPIKFVRTGDIYEVQLKLMFANPVDIDVWVTGDELYVHIENQRKIITLPISLTGLEPGEAYFNNKWLHIPFDLNHHKQNGNRR
- a CDS encoding carboxy terminal-processing peptidase, producing MLGKSLLCIFLAFATVIPAAAGAPAKSSPVRTVKPLVPTAAQDEAGVHIRQFLLDRHYRKVSPNDSLSVEIFNRYIDILDGRRSYFIAGEVDSLRQLYGNRLDDEFLAGKADAGFAIYNLFVRRAGEKVLFMKNTANTVKFNFTVPDTLDLDRKTDPWPGDRKQLTDLWTKELKYQWLDLKSSGKRERSIRAELVKNLAGRLNLLNRQKPEDAFHAYMSALTTSFDPHTSYFSHDEFENFQIGLSRSLEGIGARLQSENDYIVVNEVIPGGPAFKSRVLKKGDKIIGVGQGKTSEIIDITGWRINDAVGLIRGKKGSIVRLKVLPASQAGRGAAKIIQLVRDKINLEEEAASKEVIRINGRKIGIIAIPSFYLDFTAQKNKEGNFNSTSRDVLRILGELNAEGVDGIVLDLRDNGGGSLEEAVNVTGLFIPQGPVVQISSASGRTVVLGDKDVRVLYGGPLAVLVNRYSASASEIVAAAIQDYGRGVIIGERTFGKGTVQSLVNLPDPSVSTSGGSGLGEIKLTMAKFYRISGGSTQHKGVEPDIFMPSMIDIATIGEDTYTSSLPWTTIPPSMYQITGEITPETVAFLRQRERDRSSGNLQYQDYLRDLATLDRIRKKKGIVLQDAAFKSEAEEIKKIEKKWSADREAPKSSLNDVLLTESASVVVDLEERAR
- a CDS encoding sodium:calcium antiporter encodes the protein MPDYFFLIAGIGCAAFGGELFLRGAVGTASALRIAPAIIGVTVAAFATSSPEFSVAVSSGLAGRSQISLGDALGSNIVNIALILGIALLISDIPVSSGTIRRDVSAAVLIPLLTGFFLLDGTLSRLDGLLMLCMFIAWLSAAVLEAARQRNSNESGAGGTGAMNPALFAIGGLVLLVLSGRLIVTGATGIARAFGLDEFIIGATVVALGTSMPELASLVIARLRGHDEIGLGTILGSNIFNGLFIVSVAAILSPVRPPLPEVLPALAFGLLSVLIALPWRSSGRIRRVQGVFLLLLYALYMVTVYLLRP
- a CDS encoding AbrB/MazE/SpoVT family DNA-binding domain-containing protein; protein product: MLIATMTGKGQVTIPKKVRDAFDLHPGDKIEFVIEKEGVITVRPIKKTVDDVFGKLFNAARTPLSVRAINEAIKRKVKNESGGQIDESV
- a CDS encoding DUF1499 domain-containing protein, whose product is MNMHLPAAEINCIANKTVMDIINEFIGALTDTVSGLWPVPEEKPRLVDGKLRSCPGTPNCVCSEKGTDGERVDPLAYSDDPEAAWHRLQQVVLAMGGKIERTEGDYLWSTFLVPVFGFVDDVEFRFDRNTGCIHVRSASRLGISDLGVNRRRIEDIRRKFSGLNVP
- a CDS encoding M14 family metallopeptidase; translated protein: MEHLNHMHPPDLHLFDRLPDGFTGIGTEKLDSILPGPSLIRIEGENGSPLFVSILLHGNETTGFTAMQQLLAGYGAPHCALPRPLLLFVGNVAAAVRGVRKLEGQADYNRIWQGERYPEHLLARHVLAEIVKAAPIAGIDLHNNTGKNPHYGCINRLDHSSLSLARRFSKTIVWFTEPHEVLAVALSAICPAVTLECGVSGDAAGTKHVENYLRHCLELPEESLFTPPANHHNDLFHTTARMLLSEGIRPGFGRCSDETDVCFREDLETLNFERVPVGTELGLYRNGVPPIMVIDNLNRNVTDRYLLFTENRILTRVPVVPSMFTSDVKVILQDCLGYIMEPYEAEW
- a CDS encoding glutamate-cysteine ligase family protein, encoding MGSEIAKTEFSEEDFRQFHQNLRKETRILMEWFSSDIFDNHQEMCGFELEAWLVDQHCDPTARNEEFLKRVNNPLVVPELSKYNFELNIAPHPLDRHLPEFLNRELQKLWNLCAINARDMGCNTLLTGILPTLKDRMLTLKNISSLKRFHALNREILRSISRHPIKIHIEGKNDSLEVIHHDVMAEAATTSLQIHFQVPISRAATVYNIAHVLSAPMAALTANSPFLFGRELWDETRIPLFEQAVKTPAFVDLSGRAVSRVTFGRDYVRKSLKEVFLENLDGFPVLLPVTFDENFSRLNHLRLHNGTIWRWNRPLIGFGEDGRPHVRIEHRVPPAGPSIPDIIANILFFYGAILHLQPEVPQAAISFEQARTNFYAAARIGLEAMLTWTSGNLVPVDTLLLQQLIPGAMQALGERGIERHDLQFYLGDILTKRVATRRNGAWWQKTFIRKHGPDFSAMTRAYLENQKKNIPVHEWSI